The genomic region AGTGCCAATGTTCCCAACCCCAAAAAACAGCACTCAAGCGGGGACTAAATTGGAGTGGCGcgcaaagtttagggcaaaaatgaaagaaatggaatAGTATTAAATTAGAGGTGGTGCAAATGGGAGGGATTGTTTGCACAAATTCCCCCTTTAAGGTGGAAATGCGCAATTCCAGTCTAATAAGCAGGTCAACACGTGGGTTTCCACCCTCTTAATTGCATCACTTTAAATTTAATACAACTTTTATTatacatttatatttttaaaagctTACAAAATCATTTTTCTAAGCAAAAACCCCCGaaattcctttctttttctcctaTTCTTCACCTTGGCCAACTCTTGGGTTTCACCGGCGTATGATACGCCTCTACCACCGTCGTGGTTTCAGCTAGACCCACAAGGATCTGTCAACCTTCAGATCGGAAGAGCCAACTTTGACTAAATAGACACCAAAAACAGTAAATAAACTCCTTTTTTAGATTCGTCAAGTAGATTCAAAATAAAGTAAGAAAAAAGAATAAGAACAGAGAAAAAAAATGCGAATCACCTTCGGTAAACTgtatttttaattgattttttttcaatCCGTCCCCCTATTTACAATCCGTTTCCCCCTTTTTGAATTAGGAAACCCCCTTACAATCGGTTCTCCCCCAAAGCTTTATAGCCGATAGTCCTCTTTACATTTTGCTACTATTTCTCTGCTATATCCTTTGTTGTTTGCACATGGTTTTTGTCTTTTTGTGTCTTCTTTTCTTGCTTGTTTGCAGGCTTTGAGGGGTGTCAGACGCGTGGAGGAGAGGGGCATGCGTAGGGAGGCCAGTGGTGGAAGCGCGTGCTCGTGGGAGGAGCGGCAGCTAAGAGGAGGCTAGGGTTTGGGTGGCTACTAAAAAAGTTAAGATAGTGGGCTGATTTGGGCTTTAGGGTTTTAGGTTATTGGgtttattttgtatttatttatttggtttattggGCTTATTAGGCTTGCAACTGGGTAATGGGTTTTGTAATTGTTTTATTTGGTTTttgggccccgggcaaaatttgggccttaCAGTATGTTCATCCATTTGTACTGTTAAAACTAGCATGGTTGACAAAATAACCAAACAGTTATACGTGACAGATCATGTGTACATCATGTTAATGTATAATGATATGTTTTCAAtaataaaaatggatgaaatttttaatagaatgacctgtttgctctttgatttaatgtacacggactaatttgtccattttcTAAGTAGAGGTGACAAAATACAATTCAACTCCTAATATAAAAGtctctatgatacttttacctAACTCTGTTGtatttgaaaaatattaaatatatatattaacaaatgTTGAATACAATAGTAACTGATAAAACACGTCGCATTTCTAAGGAAAGAATTCaaatttgaattatagaaatGACGTTGTTAGAATGAAAACCCACGAATCTCGTAAGTTTGAACCTTGGGTCAGAGTAATTGGTGGCCTCAATGTGAAAGTCGGATAGAACTTTGATGTTGCgtaataagttttatatttatgattgatcgtacttgaaaactaactattatcacgataaaggcaagcgcacctatcgaacagtagtatagcttatagcaagaccagaatgtcgaacccacaagaactaaaagtactattaggggatttgctttatctaaactaattaactaaactaagaatgcacagaaagtaaattgcggaaatacttttgggaaaactaatTGATTTGGACAGTACCCAAGGgaaaatctacctagacttcacttgttatttgactctgaattagacaatttattcacttgacccgatcggtagaaatccctaatttatattattatctctctcgagactaacaatgtctaaccctaggttgattaattgatatctttttctaattagaacccctagtgttgcattaactcgatctatagattctcTTATTAGGTTCGACCCTAATCCGGCATatttatgtcaccctatgtctaggggtgcaatcaactccgcttaattacgctAGATCTActtttagacagggacttttgctcctctgaataagcacatcaatacttgaattaatatcctggaatattaaagcaagaattaagaacacataatcaagaacaaatcaagtatttatcatataattcaaaaaataataataagatccatcttaggtttcactcctcttaggtatttaggggatttagttcatatgtgtaaaagaaaacatctcagaagaataatgataacaaaacataaagaaaacctaaaaacccctgaaggaaattgaaggagATCTTgatcttgaaggagaatccgccgagatggatcaatcggctttcttgagtaattccttgcctcctattCCGTATGTTTTCTGAGTgcccttctagggtgtttatataggctttagaatgcttccaaaccctcaaaagtggccttttccaaatagaactagacttgggcccgACAGGGGCACGCCTGTGTGGGGTGGCTTAAGTCGTGTTAGAGTCTactaaatagacacgggcgtgtggtctactcgtgtggggaagtccaggccgtgttgatttcctacgttgacccattttctccattttttggcctgtttctcactctttttactctcctatgctcacctaagcataaaacatgaaattaaaggattaggggcATCGAATTCcataaatctaatgataattcatccataaATATACTAaatatgggataaaaatatgtataaattacgacttatcaaacTTGATGTTAATAGTTATGTTAATGTCGACTTGCGAATATCAACCATTAGTGAGATGTTCAGAGACTCtaacaaataattaattttaaaccaTCCCAAcatatttaaaaatctaaaatttaaagtTGGAATTTTCTAACATCAGTAATCCCTTGATGACAACATTTTTTGTATAGTGAGGTTACATATTTTACATTAAAAAAAAGGCAAAGTTTATAATGGACCACTGAAGGgctagaaagaaaaagaaaaggataaaatttcaggtgaaaggaaaatgatgaatacGGCAATGAAGAATGCCTTTTCAAGGAGGGTATGTCCTCCTCctcctaataataataacatgctATGAAATATATTAAAAGTCATCAATAATTGTTAGGTGTAGTAATAATACACATTATATTTTTAAagataaaacatattttaaaattttaaaaataatattattgaaaTAGACAATTACAAATCACAAAAAATCGATAAGCTGTAGAACTATAAAATGAATATGAAAAATACCTTAATTATACCATATACATAGCCAAAACATTTGAAAGCTATTTCCATTTATTTTCCTCCGTGAATCATCCACAAGCAAAGGCAATTTGTTGGTATTGATTGTCCAATTAATGTACCAAAATTGGTCCCCTTCCCACCCTCAAATCAATGTTGACATAAAAAGAAACTTTTGGGTCTTTTTCATTCAATATGCAATGTGTCAACTCTTTATTGATCGAACTCGATAAATTTTCTTTCATagttaaaatactaaaatatcttaaattatatcattttatcTATGTAAGTTTCTAAATATTCTCTTATCCTTCAATCCGTACTTTAATTCAAATAttgatttatatttaataaaagaaaatatttgtttttatataaagATGTCACGTGAAACTTACCAACCTTTTTTTAATCTTTGTAAAAATGGACTAAAAAATATAACAGAAGCATTCTTTAGGtattgaattgagaaataaatgtaCTTTAGATATCaatttatgtaaaaaaaaaagttaaatacaAAAGTGAGAAAAGGAGTATAGTTTAAGAACCAAATTGTAAATTAAGCATTTTTGGCACCAACACTTGCAAATGTAATTGCTTGCATCATGCATTGCCTCATCCACATGGTTGCCAGCATACATAAATGTTTTTGAAGTATATCcgaatacaaaaataaaaacaaaaaaccaTATGTGCGTGCATGAtttaatgaatgaaaatgatgttttAGTAGTAAAGGATTAAAAACGTGAAGAAGGAATTTACTAGCAAATTGAAATGAAGTAGACATGTCAATAATAGTACAAAAAATATAGAAATGGTGATAGAACGAATACCGCAGCCTACCCATTTTGGAAGCAATTAAGCCAAGAGGAAAaattagaggcttaaatgcaAATTTAAATGGTTGAGCAGGACAAGGTTCAAAGTTGCCAAAATGGCAACACAAATTGGGACTGTCATGCTTTTATCAAGTGGGTGCCTATGATGAGATGTGTGTGATTAGTGACCCCAAATATTTACTcattagttttaaaaaaaaaaattatcaacatAATTATTTTGTTCCTTGTTAGTGGAGAAAAATGGGTGGATATATTGTTGTTAAGTGTTGTTGAGGAGCGGTTGGTCTTGCTCAAGGAGAAGTCTTTAAAGTGTCATTTGGAGAGTTAACGGACTCCTCAACAATGGAGGTATTGTGTTGGGGTATCTATGCTCGGTTTTATCTTCCAGTTCCGAGAAGAGCTCATCTAGGTTCACAGAATTTAAGGAGTGCCTCGCCAACATGGAAATGTGAGCATTTAGTCTTGGTAGGATGTGAACCTATACCCTTATATGACATTAGTGATTTTGTCTCTCGTACTTCAAAGAGAGTCCAATGGATTTCACAAAGTTTAGGGAGCGGTTTGGTTGGTAGAGATACGACCAATAAGCTTACAAAAAAAATGTTAGTATTGTGCATAATATTAATTATGAAGAATATGCCTTTGGGGATTCAAACTACCAACTAAGGCTTATATGGTCTTACCTAGCAACCATGGTACCACTTGTCTAGTGGAAATTTTGTTTTTTACTTCATTGATGGTGGACAAAACAATGTAGTCAATTCTTTTTATAACAAAATTAtttgttagttaaaattttaattgatataaatTAGTTGTTGTACAATATTGTAACATCATTCGAGATTTAGAtcatatttagtttttttttttaaattcaagttAAAAAAGTATAAGATATTAATAAATATGAATGAGATGATTGAGGGAGCAAGATGGTGCTCACTATTTGCTATTCTTAGTCGGATGATTTGGAAGAACAGCAATGATTTTGTGTTTAAGGATGCTCATCGTGGCAGCAACAAAGATCAGCTAGCGTCGAGCCTTGCTTGGGCACATAATCTGCAGGTTTCGATTCCAAAACATAATGTTATCGTCCAGTATGATCCTTGCGAGTCTTGGAGACCACCCCAGAATGGTTGGATCAAGCTTAATTCGGAGGCTTCTATGGATTTTGACACGAAAGGTACGGCAAGTGGTGGAGTTTTACGAGATTCAAATGCTTGTTGGATTGTTGGCTATGCTAAATGCCTGGGAGTTGCTGGTATTTTTCAAGCAGCAGCTAGAGCTCTTCTTGAGGGACTAATCTCGGCCCGAAACGGAGGATTTCGAAAAATTGAGGTCGAATGTGATCATGCATTACTGATTAGAATGATGTGCAGCAGCCATGCTTGTTCTCACGCGACAAATACAGGATTTATGTAGAGAGACCcgcaataaaatttaattttaagaaaaatatatcaCACATAATATGAAGACTCATATTACCAACGAACCAAATGCATATTTCCCTAAATCTTAACTATAGTGCTGCTGCAAATACAAATGATTTGGTGACTGAAAACTATTGAATCTTAAGCAGAAAGCAGAATTATTGATTAATGTTCATTTATGAAGACTCATATCAGCAAATCGTTTTTAAGAAAAGAATATACAGTGAAAAGGCAGCAGTAGCCAACATTATCATTACATAACCTTTTAACTCAATGAAACAGAAACATGTTCCCACAGAAAAAAAACAGAGTAATTTTATGCCATAAATGCTATGCGGATGCTATATATATCTCTTGAGCTCCGGGTAAGTTCATCCTGCGATTTGCTTGGCTAAAGTTCCAGGCCCATAATATATAGCGCTCTACAGTCTCGGGGCCGGACGAGGATGAGGACTGTCCCATTCTGTCACGATGTGGTCACGAGTGATTTCTTTGAGCGAACGACAACCGCTCAACGCCATGGTTAGCTCGAACTCCTCACGCAGCATCGAAAGCACTTTCCTCACGCCAGCTTCTCCTTCAGCAGCCAATGAGAACACCACTGGTCGCCCAATCTGAGATTTAAGCATCATTGTTATAATATTGCACCATTGTATAATATCAACTTTTGCAGATTCATGGTGCAGCCCCTATAGGGGCAGGACAGTTATATACTTACAAATATACCAGAGGCTCCCAATGCCAAAGCTTTAAAAACATCGGTTCCACGCCGGACACCACCGTCCAAGAAGACAGGAACCCGACCTTGAGCAGCTTTGACAACCTGAGAGAGTTTCAATAATTTGTGAAACATGAAGTTTTTGGTAATGTGCTCCCTATGTCTGAAACCATTGTTTACCTCTTCCAGGGCCATGATAGTGGCAGGAACATAATCGAGTTGGCGAGCTCCGTGGTTGGAGACGATGATTCCGGCTGCTCCAGCCTCTACCGCTATCCTTGCTGTGAGACAAGCATAGGTATAGTTCAAAAAACCAGTATATGTTATCGAAACGGAGAAACAGAGAAGGGTTCGAGTTCTTTCTTACCATCTTCAGCAGTGAGTACACCCTTCACAAGAATTGGCAATGTAGTGATTGTTTGAAGCCATTTCACATCCTATGCATAGCCAATAGAGTTCATTTATTACACGTTTAATCAAAACTATAGCATGTACATTGTAAATTAACCGATAGAATCCCTGGATCGGCTTGTGCACATACGTACCTTCCAGCTAAGGGAACGATCGATTTGTCCGGCAACATACGAAGCAAGACCCGAGTCATCAGCCTGCATGGCTCCCAATAACAAGTTAAACATCATAGGAAACAAATGCTCATCTCATTAGTATATTTTTTAACACTAATGTCGAAAGGACTACTCACTTTATCCATCTTGCCAAGGTCCAAACCTTCAAAGTTCTTCAATGTCAAAAATGGTGGTAAAGTGAACCTGCAAGGGAATTTTGAAACATAAGACTCTTTGAGTGTAACTCGAATATATTACGAAGAATGCTTAACAGCCTCGAAGACACTGCGAGACAATAATACCTGTTCTTGATATCAGCTTCTCTGCGACCGAGTCTCGGAGTATCAACTGTAAGGGCAATTGCCTTGAAACCAGCCCTCTCGGCTCTTCTAACTAGCTGTGCAACTACATTCCTGTCCTTGTATACCTTGAGATTTGACATCGAAGATCAGTTGATGTACAAATATAGGACACCAATGTATGCATTATTGAACTTACATAGAGTTGGAAAAACCGAATGCCGGGTCCTGTCGAAGCAACCTCCTCAACACTAGAAGTTGCCCATGAGGATAATGTCTGAAATGATCAACAAGCAAGTTAAAAATGAATTGGAACACTGTCACCGGTTATGGATCGGTTTTAGCATAAAAACATTCGACGATTAGGGTTAAATAAGTCGGGAATGAGAAACCAAACCATGATAGTTCCAGCAGCCGATGCAGCCCTAGCTGTTGCATACTCCCCTGTCACACAAATTGAAAGGGATCTCACTCAAATTGGCTTCCATGAAACAAGAACTAAATAACAAAATGAAACCGATTCCATACCTTCAGGATGAGCCATTTTTTGAAAGGCAGTTGGGGCAATCATGATAGGCATTGATATCTTGAAACCCAACACAGTTGTGGTCATGTCTATCTTGCTTACATCGATGAGAATACGAGGACGAAACCTTAAGAACAAAGAATGTAAACAAATTGAGACATAAACATTTAGCAATAAAGGAACAATCTGGtctttgttttgaaaaaaaaaagctcaCAGTATCTTAGTGAAAGCAAATCTATTCTCATGCAATGTCCATTGGTCCTCAGCACCAGATGCGTAGTAGTCATACACCATCTTTGGCAACTTTTGCTTTGCAATTTCTTGATACTCGGTCACATTTGTTATCTCCATCTTTGCGGTGAAATGTTAAAAGAGTCTTCTGTCTGAAAAAACATATGATACCAGTTAGGATTAGGGACCAAAACAATGTAACCAGACTGAATGGTACGGACAATAGTTCAATCAAATGTCGGGCTTCAAGACCTAGACTATGAGCAtctttttttttgcattcattatCTACCTAACTTTAcataaacatttaaataattaaatcaattttttaaaaaaaatattcttttagtaattttaaaatattttaaaaaataatattaaactaaACCATGTTATAACAAAGTTCCAAATACATGCATAAAACTATAGAGATGAGAAGAAACTAATTCAAC from Gossypium arboreum isolate Shixiya-1 chromosome 1, ASM2569848v2, whole genome shotgun sequence harbors:
- the LOC108480566 gene encoding glycolate oxidase 1-like, which translates into the protein MEITNVTEYQEIAKQKLPKMVYDYYASGAEDQWTLHENRFAFTKILFRPRILIDVSKIDMTTTVLGFKISMPIMIAPTAFQKMAHPEGEYATARAASAAGTIMTLSSWATSSVEEVASTGPGIRFFQLYVYKDRNVVAQLVRRAERAGFKAIALTVDTPRLGRREADIKNRFTLPPFLTLKNFEGLDLGKMDKADDSGLASYVAGQIDRSLSWKDVKWLQTITTLPILVKGVLTAEDARIAVEAGAAGIIVSNHGARQLDYVPATIMALEEVVKAAQGRVPVFLDGGVRRGTDVFKALALGASGIFIGRPVVFSLAAEGEAGVRKVLSMLREEFELTMALSGCRSLKEITRDHIVTEWDSPHPRPAPRL